One part of the Solanum dulcamara chromosome 8, daSolDulc1.2, whole genome shotgun sequence genome encodes these proteins:
- the LOC129898897 gene encoding pentatricopeptide repeat-containing protein At3g22470, mitochondrial-like — translation MKRISLRNGNAIPFISFFPNSHSASAISGKGKVGLNSKVEDAEEVMKHMVEKGVEPNIITYNAIMDGYYLCGQVDSARRIFDTVIDKGIEPDIFSHNILINGYCKKKKVDEAMQLFCEISQKGSKPDIVTYNTILKGLEVGRTGEAKQIYVEMLSAGTKPNIYTHTILLNGYFKCRLVEEAMSLFNMLERSREYTVIAFYSVVINGLCKNGKLNEARAVFKKLSFIGLLPDVRTYTVMINGFCLEGFFDDAKDILRKMKDSGCAPNNVTYNVILQGFLRCNKISEMTSFMKEMAGRGFSSDATTAEFLAKIVRENPSVLDMISELHLKNKN, via the coding sequence ATGAAGAGAATTTCTCTGCGAAATGGCAATGCTATTCCCTTTATCTCTTTCTTCCCTAATTCACATTCTGCTTCTGCAATTTCAGGAAAGGGTAAAGTTGGATTAAACAGCAAAGTTGAAGATGCCGAGGAAGTAATGAAACACATGGTCGAAAAGGGTGTAGAGCCTAATATAATCACCTACAATGCGATAATGGATGGGTATTATTTGTGTGGTCAAGTGGATAGTGCGAGGAGAATTTTTGATACCGTGATAGATAAGGGCATTGAGCCTGACATTTTTAGCCATAACATACTAATAAACGGATACtgtaagaaaaagaaagtgGATGAGGCCATGCAATTGTTTTGTGAAATTTCTCAAAAGGGATCAAAACCTGATATTGTTACCTACAATACTATCCTGAAAGGTCTTGAAGTTGGAAGAACTGGTGAAGCAAAACAAATTTACGTTGAGATGCTATCTGCTGGGACCAAGCCGAATATATACACTCATACCATTTTGCTCAATGGTTATTTTAAGTGCAGACTTGTTGAAGAAGCTATGTCACTCTTTAATATGTTAGAAAGAAGTAGAGAATATACTGTTATTGCATTTTATAGTGTTGTCATTAACGGATTGTGCAAAAATGGTAAACTCAACGAAGCGCGTGCTGTTTTCAAGAAGCTTTCTTTTATTGGATTGCTCCCAGATGTGAGAACATACACCGTAATGATAAATGGATTTTGTCTTGAAGGGTTTTTTGATGATGCTAAAGATATTCTAAGAAAAATGAAAGACAGTGGTTGTGCTCCAAACAATGTCACTTATAATGTTATTTTGCAAGGATTTCTCAGGTGCAACAAAATTAGTGAAATGACATCTTTTATGAAGGAAATGGCTGGAAGGGGTTTC
- the LOC129901021 gene encoding putative pentatricopeptide repeat-containing protein At1g12700, mitochondrial — protein MRRISLCNGNGNGIPFISFFAASPITVTTYSSSCHYSNQSISVKGSNLDDAVTFFHQMVRMKPLPSVVEFSKLFKNMLSMKHYSAVLSLFREMQKLGIPIDVFILTIVINSYCLMHRSDCAFSVLPIYLKNGIPFDIVTFTTLIRGIFAENKVKDAVELFKKLVREKICEPNEVMYATVMNGLSKRGHTQKTLSLLRLMEQGSTKPDIYIYCIVIDSLCKDRNLDAAINLLNEMKKRGIPPDIVTYNSIIDGLCRIGQWEKVKILFSDMVNLNIYPNVRTFTILIDGLCKEGKAEDAKEVMKQMVEKGVEPDIITYNAIMDGYCLRGQVDSARRIFDIMIDKGFEPSIISYNILINGYCKKKNLAKAMQLFHEISQKGSKPNIITYNTILQGLFEVGRKGYAKTFFGEMLSAGSIPDLSTHRTLLNGYFKYGLVEEAMSYFNKLERKKANTDIELYNVVINGLCKNGKLNEAHAIFEKLSLIGLLPNARTYNQMINGFCLEGLLDEANDMLRKMEENGYLPNDVTYNVVVRGFLRCSKITEMTTFMKEMTGRGFSFDATTTELLLNVLRDSPSVLDMILELHSKIME, from the coding sequence ATGAGGAGAATTTCTCTATGCAATGGCAATGGCAATGGTATTCCCTTTATCTCTTTCTTTGCTGCTTCGCCAATTACAGTAACAACTtattcttcttcatgccattaCAGTAATCAATCCATTTCAGTAAAGGGTAGCAATTTAGATGATGCTGTTACTTTCTTCCATCAAATGGTTAGAATGAAGCCTCTTCCTTCTGTTGTCgaattttctaaattatttaagAATATGCTAAGTATGAAGCATTACTCTGCTGTCCTTTCTCTTTTTCGAGAAATGCAGAAATTGGGTATCCCAATTGATGTGTTCATCTTGACAATCGTGATTAATAGTTATTGTCTGATGCATCGTTCTGATTGTGCATTCTCGGTGTTACCCATTTACTTGAAGAATGGCATTCCATTTGATATTGTCACCTTTACAACTCTAATAAGGGGAATCTTTGCTGAAAATAAAGTCAAAGATGcagttgaattgttcaaaaaatTGGTGAGAGAGAAGATTTGTGAGCCCAACGAAGTCATGTATGCAACCGTCATGAATGGGCTTAGCAAAAGGGGCCACACTCAAAAAACTTTAAGTTTGCTCCGGTTAATGGAACAAGGGAGCACTAAGCCCGACATATATATCTACTGCATTGTCATAGATTCCCTTTGCAAAGATAGAAACTTAGATGCTGCTATCAACCTTTTGAatgagatgaagaagagaggcATTCCTCCAGACATAGTCACATATAATTCAATAATTGATGGTTTGTGTAGGATTGGTCAGTGGGAAAAAGTTAAGATTTTGTTCTCTGATATGGTGAACCTTAATATTTATCCAAATGTGCGCACCTTCACCATACTAATAGATGGACTATGCAAAGAAGGGAAAGCTGAAGATGCCAAAGAAGTAATGAAACAAATGGTCGAAAAGGGTGTAGAGCCTGATATAATCACCTACAATGCGATAATGGATGGATATTGTTTGCGTGGTCAAGTGGATAGTGCGAGGAGAATTTTTGATATCATGATTGATAAGGGCTTTGAGCCTAGCATTATTAGCTATAACATACTAATAAATGGATactgtaagaaaaaaaatttggCCAAGGCCATGcaattatttcatgaaatttcTCAAAAGGGATCAAAGCctaatatcattacctacaatacTATCCTGCAAGGTCTTTTTGAAGTTGGAAGAAAAGGCTATGCAAAAACATTCTTCGGTGAGATGTTATCGGCAGGGTCCATACCTGATTTATCCACTCATCGCACTTTGCTCAATGGTTATTTTAAGTATGGACTTGTTGAAGAAGCTATGTCTTATTTTAATAAGTTGGAAAGAAAGAAAGCAAATACTGATATTGAACTTTACAATGTTGTCATCAATGGATTGTGCAAAAATGGTAAACTCAACGAAGCTcatgctatttttgagaagctTTCTTTGATTGGATTGCTTCCGAATGCGAGAACATACAATCAGATGATAAATGGATTTTGTCTTGAAGGATTGTTAGATGAAGCtaatgatatgctaagaaaAATGGAGGAGAATGGTTATTTGCCAAATGACGTCACTTACAATGTCGTTGTGCGGGGATTTCTCAGGTGTAGCAAAATTACTGAAAtgacaacttttatgaaggaaaTGACTGGTAGGGGTTTCTCATTCGATGCAACTACAACTGAGTTATTGCTAAACGTTCTAAGGGATAGTCCGTCCGTCCTCGACATGATACTAGAGCTTCACTCAAAAATCATGGAGTGA